The following are encoded together in the Argopecten irradians isolate NY chromosome 5, Ai_NY, whole genome shotgun sequence genome:
- the LOC138324076 gene encoding synaptotagmin-15-like, which yields MTGITNETLGVIIGSVAGGVILVVIVAVISLVVCRRLKQRHRSLNYDWENSDKIQITKSAPISRSASPNMVKRKSCPDTAVFKGMMVRSMTTDGIPDFSLPPERVQPCGTPQRSQSLAPIQQQYGLIGDIQPDLYRSYVGYEEDDFHLPPSEHGRLWFSVIYDAVVEQLHVTLVKVKELVGRGRENGARDPFVKIFLLPDERNCRISKVRKKTLTPVYNENFVFEVSPEDIGESILRFSVYDVDKRRVRHSLGHVLLALKDLDLTKGDTVWKDLEQSHQISDAPGELCFSLNYLPNLDKIKVLILNARKLRQMSFDRDSGTYVRINMMHGRRLYKVKKTATYRASTDPTFNESFTFSLVGKVLDSCSFEICVMTSSKSPRSHDNVYGKVVIGSFMFSRGEELLHWQEMMSQPRTPIQKWHTLTGNGNNH from the exons ATGACCGGAATAACAA ATGAAACTCTGGGTGTGATCATCGGCAGTGTAGCGGGAGGTGTCATCCTCGTCGTCATCGTCGCTGTCATCAGCCTTGTCGTCTGTCGGAGATTAAAACAGAGACATAGATCATTGAACTATGATTGGGAAAACAGCGACAAAATCCAAATCACTAAGTCGGCACCGATTTCCAG GAGCGCCTCTCCAAATATGGTAAAGCGGAAGTCATGCCCCGACACTGCTGTGTTTAAAGGAATGATGGTGCGGTCCATGACAACGGATGGAATTCCGGATTTCTCTCTCCCACCAGAAAGGGTCCAGCCATGCGGTACACCACAAAGAAGCCAAAGTTTGGCCCCAATACAGCAACAATATGGTCTGATAGGGGATATACAGCCCGACCTGTACAG ATCATATGTTGGATACGAAGAGGACGATTTTCATCTACCTCCGAGTGAACATGGCCGCCTCTGGTTTAGCGTCATCTATGACGCAGTTGTAGAACAACTTCACGTGACACTGGTCAAGGTCAAAGAGCTAGTAG GGCGTGGCAGAGAAAATGGCGCCCGGGACCCGTTTGTTAAGATTTTCCTCCTACCAGATGAGAGAAATTGCAGGATATCAAAAGTTCGAAAGAAAACACTTACTCCCGTGTATAACGAAAACTTTGTATTTGAG GTAAGTCCCGAGGACATTGGGGAGAGCATCTTACGTTTCTCCGTGTATGACGTCGACAAACGTCGCGTGCGGCACTCCCTAGGTCACGTGCTACTGGCATTAAAGGACTTAGACCTCACCAAAGGGGATACGGTATGGAAGGATCTTGAACAAAGCCATCAG ATATCGGATGCCCCCGGGGAGTTATGTTTTAGCCTAAACTATCTACCTAACCTTGATAAAATAAAGGTGCTTATACTGAATGCACGGAAATTACGTCAGATGTCTTTTGACCGAGACTCAG GGACATACGTACGAATCAACATGATGCACGGGCGAAGGCTATACAAAGTGAAAAAGACTGCAACATATCGCGCCTCCACCGATCCAACATTCAATGAATCATTCACGTTTTCTTTAGTTGGTAAGGTGCTGGACTCGTGCAGTTTCGAAATATgtgttatgacgtcatcaaaatcgCCGCGGAGTCATGACAACGTGTACGGAAAGGTTGTGATTGGTTCTTTTATGTTCTCACGTGGGGAGGAACTGTTACATTGGCAGGAGATGATGTCACAGCCACGAACACCTATACAGAAATGGCATACTCTAACTGGTAATGGTAACAATCATTAA